One Miscanthus floridulus cultivar M001 chromosome 11, ASM1932011v1, whole genome shotgun sequence DNA window includes the following coding sequences:
- the LOC136493151 gene encoding protein FLOURY 1-like, protein MGGDKNGVSGAACLKPLNRVSPAYVPGAVYFLVGSALGVMAVLHSSGLAEFGGEWASGARWAEVGGGEWASAARRAAQLAGSVGAHHRLLVAISLLFLAVSVWRLAKRCAAVEGRVGSTDSAVRAMQVGGVVCALCGSKIQALKRGRRGVERTRSDDSSACPDKPVSRSLAAEFEQEAAREEEDNDGETSDSEEGNVQYLRRRLKEERLLKEVALEELEKERHAAASAADEAMAKIACLRSEKALVEREARQFQEMMKQKQMYDRQVIESLQWVIMKSGIQGWEPEGISDRAVSETSEDDRDKK, encoded by the coding sequence ATGGGCGGCGATAAGAACGGCGTTTCCGGTGCCGCTTGCTTGAAGCCGCTCAACCGCGTCTCCCCTGCCTACGTTCCCGGCGCCGTGTACTTCCTCGTCGGCTCCGCGCTCGGCGtcatggcggtgctccactcaTCCGGGCTGGCGGAGTTCGGCGGCGAGTGGGCCTCCGGGGCGCGGTGGGCTGAGGTCGGCGGCGGAGAGTGGGCCTCCGCGGCGCGGCGGGCTGCTCAACTGGCCGGATCGGTCGGCGCCCACCACCGCCTGCTCGTCGCAATCTCGCTCCTTTTCCTGGCCGTCAGTGTCTGGCGCCTCGCCAAGCGCTGCGCCGCCGTGGAGGGGCGCGTCGGCAGCACGGACTCCGCGGTGCGTGCGATGCAGGTGGGGGGAGTCGTGTGCGCCTTGTGCGGGTCCAAGATTCAGGCCCTGAAGAGAGGCCGCCGTGGCGTGGAGCGCACCCGCTCGGACGACTCGAGCGCTTGTCCTGACAAGCCGGTCTCGAGGTCGCTGGCTGCTGAATTCGAGCAGGAGGCTGCCAGGGAGGAAGAGGACAATGATGGAGAGACCAGCGATTCAGAAGAAGGCAATGTGCAGTATCTGAGGAGGAGGCTCAaggaggagaggctgctgaaggagGTTGCCCTCGAGGAGCTGGAGAAGGAGAGGCATGCTGCAGCGTCTGCAGCTGACGAGGCCATGGCCAAGATTGCGTGCCTGCGTAGCGAGAAGGCGCtggtggagagggaggcgcggCAATTCCAGGAAATGATGAAGCAGAAGCAGATGTATGACCGGCAGGTGATTGAATCACTTCAGTGGGTGATCATGAAGTCTGGAATACAAGGCTGGGAGCCCGAGGGCATATCTGATCGAGCCGTGTCGGAAACAAGCGAGGATGACAGAGATAAGAAGTAG